A stretch of Acetobacteroides hydrogenigenes DNA encodes these proteins:
- a CDS encoding NUDIX hydrolase, protein MTLRDLTNILKGYNPDDLEGEKAHILAFPKFRLELFRTTKPTEKTKRSAVLILFYEKNSEVYFCLIKRPTYKGHHSGQVAFPGGKYEDKDGNLLNTALREANEEVGVELKKIEVINELTPIFIPVSDFIVKPYIAISATTPVFRTEPKEVDYIIEAKLKDLMECQLTEVEVTISKGVSQAPAYIIKKENIWGGTAMILTELKHLLSTTF, encoded by the coding sequence ATGACGCTTCGAGACCTTACAAACATCCTAAAAGGATACAATCCCGACGACCTAGAGGGCGAAAAAGCGCACATTTTGGCATTCCCTAAGTTCAGACTCGAGCTATTCCGCACCACAAAGCCAACGGAAAAGACCAAAAGAAGTGCGGTCCTTATCCTTTTCTACGAAAAGAACTCGGAGGTATACTTCTGCCTAATCAAAAGGCCTACGTACAAGGGGCACCATAGCGGACAGGTCGCTTTTCCCGGTGGCAAGTACGAGGATAAAGACGGAAACCTGCTTAACACTGCTCTTAGGGAGGCTAACGAGGAAGTTGGGGTAGAACTAAAAAAGATTGAGGTTATAAACGAGCTAACGCCCATATTCATTCCAGTAAGCGACTTCATCGTTAAACCCTATATTGCAATATCAGCAACTACTCCCGTGTTTAGGACTGAGCCCAAAGAGGTAGACTACATCATAGAGGCCAAACTGAAGGACTTGATGGAATGCCAGCTAACCGAAGTAGAGGTTACCATTTCAAAAGGAGTGTCGCAAGCGCCGGCCTACATCATCAAAAAAGAGAATATATGGGGTGGTACAGCTATGATTCTAACAGAGCTAAAGCACCTGCTCAGTACAACCTTCTAG
- a CDS encoding transglycosylase SLT domain-containing protein translates to MKGIRLCASIALLVALLLSCSNEVGTKGSIRGNKLKPVKSYLTAILEVNTPGYFLKNGLPTGYHFEMIKSYASSKGMLVKVIPFTSIDAATKLIASGKADVLAVENASLSNGTLQKTVPHWKLRYATISFSRKVMGRNDKIFVPNNAFADQELLQLKEQFPNITLFDGLNMGLLLDHLLSGGEAYAIVQASIAEATRIKYPEISVNYMQESASSSWYVAKSCVFLDDLNRWIAARRNTALHPTFYSSFYQNYKVNRSLSEGASMRGEPLLSDYDQEVKRYSKKIGWDWLLVSALIYQESKFEPHVQSGKGAKGLMQVMPATASLFGFEASHSPKANIYIGTKLLARLTKAFSKYPIPVEERNKFVLAAYNGGMSHVLKAMNLASQYRRNPYLWDDVSLFIRAKRNSSIFRSKYISQSYRNDNETTRFVVEVLDRYTSYKSLTLN, encoded by the coding sequence ATGAAAGGTATAAGATTATGTGCCTCGATTGCTCTTCTTGTTGCTCTACTACTTTCGTGCTCGAATGAAGTAGGTACAAAGGGGAGTATTAGGGGAAATAAGTTAAAACCTGTAAAAAGCTATTTAACCGCAATTCTTGAGGTAAATACGCCCGGTTATTTTTTGAAGAATGGTCTTCCTACAGGGTACCATTTTGAGATGATAAAGAGTTATGCCTCGAGTAAAGGTATGCTGGTTAAGGTTATTCCATTTACTTCTATAGATGCTGCTACAAAGTTGATAGCATCAGGGAAGGCTGACGTTCTTGCCGTTGAGAATGCAAGTCTTTCGAATGGTACATTACAAAAAACGGTTCCTCATTGGAAGTTGCGCTATGCAACTATATCATTCAGCCGAAAGGTTATGGGTAGGAATGATAAAATATTCGTTCCTAACAACGCATTTGCCGATCAAGAACTACTTCAACTAAAAGAGCAGTTTCCCAACATTACCCTCTTTGATGGGTTGAATATGGGGCTTCTACTTGACCATTTGCTTAGCGGAGGAGAGGCCTATGCTATTGTTCAGGCATCAATTGCCGAAGCAACTAGAATAAAATATCCTGAAATTTCTGTGAACTATATGCAGGAGTCTGCCAGTAGTTCATGGTACGTGGCGAAGAGCTGCGTTTTTTTGGATGATTTAAACAGATGGATTGCGGCTCGTCGCAATACGGCTTTACATCCAACGTTCTACTCGTCATTTTACCAAAACTACAAGGTAAATCGATCGTTATCCGAAGGTGCTAGCATGAGGGGAGAACCGTTGCTATCGGATTACGACCAAGAAGTAAAGAGGTACAGCAAAAAGATTGGTTGGGATTGGCTTTTAGTTTCGGCTCTTATTTATCAGGAGTCAAAATTTGAGCCTCACGTGCAATCGGGTAAAGGTGCTAAAGGTTTGATGCAGGTTATGCCTGCAACAGCTAGCTTATTTGGTTTTGAGGCATCTCATTCGCCAAAGGCTAACATCTACATTGGAACAAAACTATTGGCAAGGCTTACAAAGGCTTTCTCAAAGTATCCAATTCCAGTTGAGGAAAGGAATAAGTTCGTTTTAGCTGCGTATAATGGAGGTATGAGCCATGTTTTGAAGGCGATGAATCTTGCTTCTCAATACAGGCGTAATCCGTACTTATGGGATGATGTTTCGTTATTTATTAGGGCAAAACGAAATTCAAGCATATTCCGGAGCAAGTATATTAGCCAAAGCTACAGGAATGACAACGAAACAACCCGTTTTGTGGTAGAAGTGCTCGATCGCTATACGAGCTACAAGTCTTTGACATTAAACTAG